A genomic region of Prochlorococcus marinus XMU1405 contains the following coding sequences:
- a CDS encoding DUF2997 domain-containing protein, with amino-acid sequence MPQKTLRFKIHQDGRVEETVEGFTGDSCNEATKNLEDALGKVTVKNKTSDAFISNQNENLKQLNQESNVTF; translated from the coding sequence ATGCCTCAAAAAACATTGAGATTCAAAATTCATCAAGACGGTAGAGTTGAAGAGACCGTTGAAGGATTTACTGGTGACTCATGTAATGAAGCAACAAAAAATCTCGAAGATGCTCTCGGTAAAGTAACAGTGAAAAATAAAACATCTGATGCTTTTATCTCTAATCAAAATGAAAATTTAAAACAATTAAATCAGGAATCTAATGTCACATTTTAG
- a CDS encoding HEAT repeat domain-containing protein, protein MTPNKDPNQESLAEIAVDPDVLARELALEIEIDPLEQIDEDVFLKDLNITQECDEALKMLKGNKEERIQGLRIFCEYRDQRSFPLLLPLLDQPCPVERMSAVYALGRNPCPNAVQKLVSLLKTDDNAYVRRATAWSLANYDNQIVLIPLINALKNDVAAVRLWSSSSLAEIGNVSLENAQLAAEQLLISLKIDNESGVRSNCIWSLCRLYEKLNNTLQESFVDECTKIALFDKEPSVMEEAKTALDSMGMQGFYN, encoded by the coding sequence ATGACACCAAATAAGGATCCTAATCAAGAAAGCCTAGCTGAAATCGCAGTTGATCCAGATGTTTTGGCGAGAGAATTGGCATTAGAAATTGAAATAGATCCTTTAGAGCAAATTGATGAAGATGTTTTTTTAAAAGATTTAAATATTACTCAAGAGTGTGATGAAGCTTTAAAAATGCTCAAAGGTAATAAAGAAGAGAGAATACAAGGCTTAAGAATATTTTGTGAATATAGAGATCAAAGATCTTTCCCACTTTTGTTGCCATTACTTGATCAACCTTGCCCGGTTGAAAGAATGAGTGCCGTATATGCTTTAGGTCGTAATCCGTGTCCTAACGCAGTCCAAAAACTTGTCAGTCTTTTGAAGACTGATGATAATGCTTATGTTAGAAGAGCAACTGCATGGAGCTTAGCTAACTATGATAACCAAATTGTTTTAATACCATTAATAAATGCTTTAAAGAATGATGTGGCTGCAGTAAGGTTATGGTCATCTAGTTCTCTAGCTGAAATCGGTAATGTTTCTTTGGAAAATGCTCAATTGGCAGCAGAACAACTTTTAATAAGTTTAAAAATAGATAATGAATCAGGTGTAAGAAGTAATTGCATATGGTCATTGTGTAGATTGTACGAAAAATTAAACAATACCTTACAAGAAAGTTTCGTTGATGAATGCACCAAGATAGCTCTTTTCGATAAAGAACCATCTGTTATGGAAGAAGCAAAAACTGCTTTGGATTCAATGGGGATGCAAGGTTTTTATAATTAA
- the rlmN gene encoding 23S rRNA (adenine(2503)-C(2))-methyltransferase RlmN yields MKNLLGSSVKDLENVALDYGQAAFRGRQIYNWIYNYRNKKKNIDQIEVLPLDFRKKLKDDGFKVSELKIQERKLANDGTLKLLLSTGDNESIECVGIPTEKRLTACLSSQVGCPMDCKFCATGKEGLKRSLKASEILDQILFISNEMNRKVTNIVFMGMGEPLLNIDELLVSIRSINEDFQISQRKITVSTVAIPKMINKLSAKSFQILGNCQFTLAISLHASNQNIREKIIPSAKNYEIENIIEDCKQYVRDTGRRISFEYLMLSGVNDKLEHANELSNLLKGFQCHVNLIQYNQIDEVEFQRASLKNLQSFQSRLSNNGIAVSLRKSRGLDKNAACGQLRQNARNI; encoded by the coding sequence TTGAAAAATCTTCTTGGAAGTAGTGTAAAAGATTTAGAAAATGTGGCTTTAGATTATGGCCAGGCTGCTTTTAGGGGTCGCCAAATATATAATTGGATTTATAACTATAGAAATAAGAAGAAAAATATTGATCAAATAGAAGTCTTACCTCTAGATTTTAGAAAGAAGTTAAAGGATGATGGTTTTAAAGTAAGTGAGCTAAAAATTCAAGAAAGAAAATTAGCTAACGATGGTACTCTAAAATTGTTATTGTCTACAGGTGATAATGAAAGTATTGAGTGCGTCGGTATACCAACTGAAAAAAGACTAACTGCTTGTCTCTCTAGTCAAGTTGGTTGCCCAATGGACTGCAAATTTTGTGCAACTGGCAAGGAAGGTTTGAAGAGATCTTTAAAAGCAAGTGAGATTTTAGATCAAATTTTATTTATCTCAAATGAAATGAATAGAAAAGTGACCAATATTGTTTTCATGGGGATGGGTGAACCCTTATTGAATATTGATGAATTGCTTGTGTCAATTAGATCTATAAATGAGGATTTTCAAATTAGTCAGAGAAAGATAACTGTGAGCACTGTCGCTATCCCAAAAATGATAAACAAATTATCAGCAAAGTCTTTTCAAATATTAGGTAATTGTCAATTTACATTAGCAATAAGCCTTCACGCCTCAAACCAAAATATAAGAGAAAAAATAATACCAAGTGCAAAAAACTACGAGATCGAAAATATAATTGAAGATTGTAAGCAATATGTAAGAGATACTGGTAGAAGGATAAGTTTTGAATATTTAATGCTTAGTGGGGTTAATGACAAATTAGAACATGCTAATGAATTAAGTAATTTGCTGAAAGGGTTTCAATGCCACGTAAATTTAATACAGTATAATCAAATTGATGAGGTTGAATTTCAAAGAGCCTCTCTAAAAAATCTTCAATCATTTCAATCTAGACTTTCTAATAATGGCATCGCTGTCAGCTTGCGAAAAAGCAGAGGTCTCGATAAAAATGCTGCATGTGGTCAGTTAAGACAAAATGCAAGAAATATATAA
- a CDS encoding DUF3143 domain-containing protein produces the protein MNPSKKPINQNSLQSLELWLTDLGAVKDINNPSKWYLLLSNWNATIIFEQEDLSVIWESEGQETKRLFSYCINREDVENAILQGP, from the coding sequence GTGAATCCCTCTAAAAAACCTATCAATCAAAATTCACTTCAATCGTTGGAATTGTGGCTAACTGATTTAGGTGCTGTGAAGGATATTAATAATCCATCTAAATGGTATCTGTTACTTTCAAATTGGAATGCAACTATTATTTTTGAACAAGAAGATTTAAGTGTTATATGGGAAAGTGAAGGACAAGAAACTAAAAGACTATTTTCCTACTGCATTAATAGAGAAGATGTGGAAAATGCAATACTGCAGGGACCTTAA
- a CDS encoding J domain-containing protein has product MKGEISYYKILGVNENASNHELRKAFCKLSIELHPDTTSLEIEVAKSKFQEVLEAYEHLNNSNLRKIYDDKLKENSRITNNNNVFNNLVIDSNNQNLIGNRRPFSNGELFSLFLLIIIISISLIGSIFIASFTGKELETIPLWLIK; this is encoded by the coding sequence TTGAAAGGGGAAATTTCCTATTACAAAATTTTAGGTGTAAATGAAAATGCATCCAATCATGAATTAAGAAAGGCATTTTGTAAACTTTCTATTGAGTTGCATCCAGATACAACTTCATTAGAAATAGAAGTTGCTAAAAGTAAATTTCAAGAAGTTCTTGAAGCTTATGAACATTTAAATAATAGTAATTTAAGGAAAATATATGATGACAAACTAAAAGAAAACTCTAGGATTACAAATAATAATAACGTTTTCAATAATTTAGTAATCGATTCTAATAATCAAAATTTAATAGGAAATAGAAGACCTTTTTCGAATGGAGAATTGTTTTCGTTGTTTCTTTTAATTATCATCATTTCTATAAGTTTAATTGGTTCAATTTTTATTGCTTCTTTTACTGGAAAAGAACTGGAGACAATACCGCTTTGGCTAATTAAATAA
- a CDS encoding ferredoxin: MDFTDPFYNLEENIEITGFEPVLGGQLAEKAVWVDEAKCIGCKYCVHVASNTFMVDEFHGRSRAIRQDGDSSDVIQEAIDTCPVDCIHWVNFEELDDLENSLDRDMFQSFGKPPRMNKH; the protein is encoded by the coding sequence ATGGATTTTACAGATCCATTTTATAATTTAGAAGAGAATATTGAAATTACAGGATTTGAGCCTGTACTTGGAGGACAGTTAGCCGAAAAAGCTGTTTGGGTTGATGAGGCTAAATGCATTGGTTGCAAATATTGCGTACACGTAGCTTCGAACACTTTCATGGTAGATGAATTCCATGGTAGAAGTAGAGCTATTAGGCAAGATGGAGATAGTTCTGATGTTATACAAGAAGCAATAGATACATGTCCTGTAGATTGTATTCACTGGGTGAATTTTGAAGAGTTAGATGATCTAGAGAACAGTCTCGATAGGGATATGTTTCAATCATTTGGGAAACCACCAAGAATGAATAAGCATTAA
- a CDS encoding high light inducible protein codes for MIKPEIVPKRKLPRYGFHFYNERLNGRMAMIGFIALILTEFFLKHGLLLW; via the coding sequence ATGATTAAGCCTGAAATTGTTCCTAAAAGAAAGTTACCTCGTTATGGTTTCCATTTTTATAATGAAAGACTTAATGGCAGAATGGCTATGATTGGATTTATTGCATTAATACTTACAGAATTTTTCTTAAAACATGGTTTGCTGTTATGGTGA
- a CDS encoding DUF1257 domain-containing protein — MSHFSTIKTQLKEPDLLIKALKNLGYNINQEEKFVKGYRGKFTAVDISMNLPGETKVGFKWDNNSNAYELVTDLDLWKFELPVERFISKISQMYAYETIISKTKDDGYQIVEEKNKNDGSIELVLTKWDN; from the coding sequence ATGTCACATTTTAGTACGATTAAAACTCAGCTCAAAGAACCAGACCTATTGATTAAAGCCTTAAAAAATCTTGGTTATAACATTAATCAAGAAGAAAAGTTCGTCAAAGGCTACAGAGGTAAGTTTACAGCTGTTGATATAAGCATGAATTTACCAGGTGAAACTAAAGTAGGATTTAAATGGGATAACAATTCAAATGCATATGAATTAGTAACAGATCTTGATCTTTGGAAATTTGAGCTTCCAGTAGAAAGATTTATTTCTAAAATCTCTCAAATGTATGCCTATGAAACAATTATTTCCAAAACAAAAGATGATGGTTATCAAATTGTTGAAGAAAAAAATAAAAATGATGGTTCAATTGAATTGGTCTTAACCAAGTGGGATAACTAA
- the bioA gene encoding adenosylmethionine--8-amino-7-oxononanoate transaminase — protein sequence MKSLDSKTPNQDWHPNIWPPFTQINNSKPQIEVTHGKDALLFTKDPEKELIDAISSWWVTLHGHSNEYIADAIFDQSKKLEQVIFADFLHPQAKKLAERLSELTKLERLFFSDNGSTAVEVALKIAFQSWQNKGETRTQIVAFDGAYHGDTFGAMALGERNIFNENFDNLMFPVRRVPWPSTWMNDEEVENKENKVIQKLENLLKTPTVAVILEPLVQGAGGMNMVRPQFIKKVSEIIKNYNSLLIADEVLTGFGRCGTLFAFQKAKIIPDLISISKGLTGGFLPMGITLCKEKIFQSFIDDSPRKTFWHGHSFTANPLGCAAANASLDLLEKEPQKYLSFEEKHLSHLIKFKNLPYIKKVRVSGTIAAFDLDIGNKKGYFNNIGKEIKSLAMEQGLFIRPLGNVIYLLPPLCITDDQLGKSYWIIRQILNNL from the coding sequence ATGAAATCTTTGGATTCAAAAACTCCAAATCAAGATTGGCACCCAAATATTTGGCCACCTTTTACGCAAATCAATAACAGCAAACCGCAGATAGAAGTAACTCATGGTAAAGATGCCCTCCTATTTACTAAAGATCCTGAAAAAGAACTAATAGATGCAATTAGTAGTTGGTGGGTAACTCTTCATGGTCATAGTAACGAATATATTGCGGATGCCATTTTTGATCAATCAAAAAAACTTGAGCAAGTTATATTTGCTGATTTCTTACATCCTCAGGCAAAAAAATTAGCGGAAAGACTTAGTGAATTAACAAAACTAGAAAGATTATTCTTTTCTGATAACGGTTCTACTGCAGTGGAAGTCGCTTTAAAAATTGCCTTCCAATCATGGCAAAATAAGGGAGAGACAAGAACTCAAATAGTAGCTTTTGATGGCGCCTATCATGGTGATACATTTGGCGCAATGGCTTTAGGTGAAAGAAATATTTTTAATGAAAATTTCGATAATCTTATGTTCCCAGTCAGAAGAGTCCCATGGCCTTCAACTTGGATGAACGATGAAGAAGTAGAAAATAAAGAAAATAAGGTGATCCAAAAATTAGAAAATCTTCTTAAAACTCCCACAGTTGCAGTAATCCTTGAGCCACTTGTTCAAGGAGCAGGAGGGATGAATATGGTTAGGCCTCAGTTTATAAAAAAAGTTTCAGAAATTATAAAAAATTATAATTCTTTGTTAATTGCCGATGAAGTATTGACTGGGTTTGGAAGATGTGGAACCCTTTTTGCTTTTCAAAAGGCAAAAATCATTCCTGATTTAATAAGTATTTCAAAAGGTTTAACTGGTGGATTTTTACCGATGGGAATAACTTTATGTAAAGAAAAAATTTTTCAATCCTTTATTGATGATTCCCCAAGAAAAACTTTTTGGCATGGACATAGTTTTACTGCTAATCCTTTAGGTTGTGCTGCAGCAAACGCTAGCCTTGATTTATTAGAAAAAGAACCACAAAAATACCTTTCATTTGAAGAAAAACATTTATCTCATCTAATTAAATTTAAAAACTTACCTTATATAAAGAAGGTAAGGGTATCCGGCACAATTGCTGCCTTCGATTTAGATATTGGGAACAAAAAAGGTTATTTCAATAATATTGGGAAAGAGATAAAGAGTCTTGCAATGGAGCAAGGTTTATTCATTAGGCCCCTCGGGAATGTTATTTACCTCTTGCCGCCTCTCTGTATAACAGATGATCAATTGGGGAAAAGTTACTGGATAATAAGGCAAATCTTAAACAATCTTTAG
- a CDS encoding methyltransferase domain-containing protein, whose amino-acid sequence MDSKKWNEKIQNNFNDAAYRYLEHSNIQKFFAKKIVHLIKELSPQKKGEWIDLGSGPGLLADEIEKISSQKVSRIDFSKKMLLENKLSRKKILWDLNNDLPSEINNCSLLTSNFCIHWLNNPEKIIKNWFSKLTPGGFLIISYPTKDCFPEWKDTCKKIDIEYSGLTFLCSKELLKDFKSTEIHYSKQFNYLENFEDVYKLFRSIKNVGAQSTNCKRKTVKELKEIQKFWPKNYNNTVNLSWQIEIQIIKKL is encoded by the coding sequence ATGGATAGTAAAAAGTGGAATGAAAAAATACAAAATAATTTCAATGATGCTGCATATCGGTATTTAGAGCATTCAAATATTCAGAAATTTTTTGCAAAAAAGATTGTTCATCTTATCAAAGAATTAAGTCCCCAAAAAAAAGGTGAATGGATAGATCTAGGATCAGGACCAGGACTATTAGCAGATGAAATAGAAAAAATTTCTTCCCAAAAAGTTTCCAGAATTGATTTCAGCAAGAAAATGCTTCTTGAGAATAAATTATCTAGAAAAAAAATTTTATGGGATTTGAATAATGATTTACCTTCTGAAATAAATAACTGTTCTCTATTAACATCTAACTTTTGTATACATTGGTTAAACAACCCAGAAAAGATAATAAAAAATTGGTTTAGCAAATTAACACCTGGAGGTTTTTTAATCATTTCATATCCAACAAAAGATTGTTTTCCTGAATGGAAAGATACTTGTAAAAAAATTGATATTGAATATAGTGGTCTTACTTTCCTTTGCTCTAAAGAATTATTAAAAGATTTCAAATCAACTGAAATACATTATTCAAAACAGTTTAATTATCTTGAAAATTTTGAAGATGTATATAAACTTTTTAGAAGCATTAAAAATGTAGGAGCACAATCAACAAACTGTAAACGCAAAACAGTAAAAGAGTTAAAGGAAATTCAAAAGTTTTGGCCAAAGAATTACAATAATACAGTGAACCTTTCATGGCAAATTGAGATTCAAATCATAAAGAAATTATGA
- a CDS encoding aminotransferase class I/II-fold pyridoxal phosphate-dependent enzyme, producing MKKVKIPKNRIRKLKTFSLGKKSFELLSLNSQNKKLIDLCSNDYFGLSRDKDLIKAAYEISLLEGIGSGSSRFITGSRPIHKLLETELAKWLDQEKVLLFPSGFQANIAAIQALANRNSIVIVDKLIHNSLLVGVKASQAKLVRFSHNNLKDLEDKIIKSNPTKNSILVVVESLYSMEGSIAPLREITKICKKNCVQLLVDEAHAIGILGPEGRGLSFNCRSDITMITGTFGKAFGSGGAFIASNSEIGEYLIQTSGAFRYTTALAPSLAAGALEGLKKILENKEWGNDLLSSANVWKDEIIKNFSFPVQGDSHILSIIVGQEEKAIYLQKYLEENGFLAIAIRPPTVPVGQSRIRITIRRNLNFNLLNNFIAVLKEFK from the coding sequence ATGAAAAAAGTAAAAATTCCAAAAAATAGAATCCGTAAATTAAAAACATTTTCTTTAGGTAAAAAATCCTTCGAACTTCTAAGTTTAAATTCGCAAAATAAAAAACTTATAGACTTATGCAGTAATGATTATTTTGGATTAAGCAGGGACAAGGATTTAATAAAAGCTGCTTACGAAATAAGCTTGTTAGAAGGCATTGGTTCAGGAAGCTCTAGGTTTATTACAGGTTCAAGACCAATACATAAATTATTAGAAACAGAACTTGCCAAGTGGCTTGATCAAGAGAAAGTGTTACTTTTCCCAAGCGGATTTCAAGCAAATATAGCCGCTATCCAGGCTTTAGCAAACAGAAATAGTATTGTAATAGTAGATAAATTGATCCATAACTCTTTATTGGTTGGAGTCAAAGCTTCTCAAGCAAAACTAGTTCGATTCTCACACAATAATTTAAAAGATTTAGAAGATAAAATTATTAAATCTAACCCCACAAAAAATTCCATTTTAGTTGTTGTTGAATCTCTTTATAGCATGGAGGGATCAATTGCTCCGCTCAGAGAAATAACTAAAATTTGCAAAAAAAATTGTGTTCAATTATTAGTTGACGAAGCTCATGCAATTGGGATCTTGGGCCCTGAAGGCAGGGGTTTAAGTTTTAATTGTCGTTCAGATATAACTATGATTACTGGAACTTTTGGAAAAGCATTTGGAAGCGGTGGAGCTTTCATAGCTTCCAATTCAGAAATTGGAGAATATCTTATCCAAACAAGTGGTGCATTTAGGTATACAACCGCACTTGCGCCATCTTTGGCTGCTGGGGCACTAGAAGGTTTAAAAAAAATTTTAGAAAATAAAGAATGGGGTAATGATTTGTTATCTTCTGCGAATGTATGGAAAGATGAAATTATTAAAAATTTTAGTTTTCCAGTTCAGGGAGATTCTCACATTTTATCAATTATTGTTGGCCAAGAAGAGAAAGCAATTTATCTACAAAAATATCTCGAAGAAAATGGGTTTTTAGCAATTGCGATAAGACCCCCAACTGTTCCAGTGGGGCAATCAAGAATCAGAATAACAATACGAAGAAACTTAAATTTTAATCTGCTAAATAATTTCATTGCAGTATTAAAAGAGTTTAAATGA
- the rsmG gene encoding 16S rRNA (guanine(527)-N(7))-methyltransferase RsmG, whose product MKKQNIPEEILSLITEEEINLFQELELKIKELNNKTNLTRLTDGDDYWVSQVFDSIWPFKAFTNINFDNKKFLDIGSGCGFPGLAYAITHPNSEIYLVDSSKKKTDALKILIKEINFKNNIHVINDRIENLAHQSSMRNNFNIATTRAVSNSSTVSEYILPMLKKEGFGVLYCGKWTNQESKNLDKTLEILEGKVKDKKEILLPRNKGTRNIILIQPKNICPKIYPRKVGKPEKNPL is encoded by the coding sequence ATGAAAAAACAAAACATTCCAGAAGAAATTCTTTCCTTAATAACTGAAGAAGAAATCAATTTATTTCAAGAGTTAGAACTTAAAATTAAAGAATTAAATAATAAGACCAATCTCACAAGATTAACTGATGGTGATGATTATTGGGTATCTCAAGTTTTTGACAGCATTTGGCCATTCAAAGCTTTCACGAATATTAATTTTGATAATAAAAAATTTTTAGATATTGGATCAGGCTGTGGCTTCCCTGGTTTAGCTTATGCCATAACTCATCCTAATTCAGAAATATACCTAGTTGATTCTTCAAAAAAGAAAACAGATGCTCTAAAAATCTTAATTAAAGAGATCAATTTCAAAAACAATATTCATGTAATTAATGATCGTATTGAGAACTTAGCCCATCAATCGTCAATGAGAAATAATTTTAATATTGCAACAACTAGAGCGGTTAGTAATTCATCAACAGTTTCAGAATATATACTACCAATGTTAAAAAAAGAGGGGTTTGGAGTTTTATATTGTGGCAAATGGACGAATCAAGAAAGCAAAAATCTAGATAAAACTTTAGAAATATTAGAAGGGAAAGTTAAAGATAAAAAAGAGATACTATTGCCAAGAAATAAAGGTACCCGAAATATTATTCTTATTCAACCAAAAAATATTTGCCCTAAAATCTACCCAAGAAAAGTTGGCAAACCTGAGAAAAATCCATTATGA
- the bioD gene encoding dethiobiotin synthase, producing MSSHKNIFKFIICGTDTDIGKTLISSFFVKGLNSFYWKPIQSGIESQTDSETVEKLAQVSKEKIIKEAYVFTKPLSPHWAAEIDQKAINFDKLRLPKVQGSLIIETAGGLMVPLTRNFLQIDQIKEWNLPVILVCKSSLGTLNHTLLSIEALKQRNIEILGLVVNGEKHLDNPKTLVDFSGIPLIAEFPYIKKMDSNNLDILWKELDIKNKLISLLNSKIN from the coding sequence ATGAGTAGTCACAAAAATATTTTCAAATTTATAATTTGTGGAACAGATACTGATATTGGGAAAACTTTAATAAGCTCTTTTTTCGTTAAAGGATTAAATTCCTTTTATTGGAAACCTATTCAAAGTGGGATTGAATCACAAACTGATAGTGAAACTGTTGAAAAACTTGCACAAGTAAGTAAAGAGAAAATAATCAAAGAAGCTTATGTCTTTACAAAACCTCTATCTCCGCATTGGGCTGCTGAAATAGATCAAAAAGCTATTAACTTTGACAAGTTGAGATTGCCAAAAGTGCAAGGCTCACTAATCATAGAAACTGCAGGTGGATTAATGGTTCCACTAACACGCAATTTTTTGCAAATAGATCAAATAAAAGAATGGAATCTTCCGGTAATACTTGTATGTAAGAGCTCACTTGGCACTCTTAACCATACCCTGCTTAGTATTGAGGCCTTAAAACAAAGAAATATTGAGATTTTAGGTTTAGTAGTCAATGGCGAAAAACACCTAGATAATCCAAAAACTCTAGTTGATTTTAGTGGTATTCCTTTAATTGCTGAATTTCCTTACATCAAAAAAATGGACTCAAATAATTTAGATATACTATGGAAAGAACTAGACATCAAGAATAAGTTGATCTCACTATTAAACTCAAAAATAAATTAA
- a CDS encoding aldo/keto reductase, which produces MQYRRFGRTNLKIPILSLGGMRFQKSWEQLDFSEISNEEQNKVENILNLANKYGLSHVETAKYYGTSEVQLGMGFKNTKKIPNIIQTKIPPNSDPEIFKRDVMTSIEKLKVKRIDLLAIHGINTDEHLYHAIKDGGCIDILRNLQKENLIGSIGFSTHGKSSLIEKAISTNFFDYVNLHWYFINQENTRVINLANKYDLGVFIISPTDKGGHLHTPSDKMLELCKPLHPIVFNDLFCLRNQNVHTLSVGIAKEADFDLHLEAVSLLSDSEKYVPKIINRLRQESINSLGLEWHQNWNRNLPSWEYTPGNINIPVLLWLSNLIDWLDMEGFAKARYQLLGNGSHWFPGNNSNLLDTDVSEVQLLKVLEGHINPKKVIKKLRTLKEKFGDKVAKRLSKK; this is translated from the coding sequence ATGCAGTATCGGAGATTTGGTAGAACCAATCTGAAGATCCCTATTTTATCTCTAGGTGGTATGAGATTTCAAAAAAGTTGGGAACAATTAGACTTCTCTGAGATTTCAAATGAAGAACAAAATAAAGTAGAAAATATTTTAAATCTAGCCAACAAATATGGCTTAAGTCATGTCGAAACTGCTAAGTATTATGGGACTTCTGAGGTTCAATTAGGAATGGGTTTTAAAAATACAAAAAAAATCCCAAACATTATTCAAACTAAGATACCTCCAAATAGTGATCCAGAAATTTTTAAAAGAGATGTTATGACAAGTATTGAAAAATTAAAAGTTAAAAGAATTGATTTGCTAGCAATACATGGCATTAATACAGATGAACATTTATACCATGCTATTAAAGATGGAGGTTGTATTGATATTTTAAGAAATTTGCAAAAAGAAAATTTAATTGGCTCTATTGGATTTTCAACTCATGGAAAATCCTCACTCATTGAGAAGGCCATATCAACAAACTTTTTTGATTATGTAAATTTGCACTGGTATTTCATCAATCAAGAAAATACAAGGGTTATAAATTTGGCAAATAAGTATGATCTTGGGGTTTTTATAATAAGTCCCACTGACAAAGGGGGACATCTTCATACTCCCTCAGACAAAATGTTGGAACTTTGTAAGCCACTTCATCCTATAGTTTTTAACGATCTTTTTTGCTTAAGAAATCAAAATGTCCATACTCTTAGTGTGGGTATTGCAAAAGAGGCGGATTTTGATTTGCATTTAGAAGCTGTCTCTTTGTTATCAGACTCTGAGAAGTATGTTCCGAAGATAATAAACAGATTAAGGCAGGAATCAATTAATTCTCTGGGTTTAGAGTGGCATCAAAATTGGAATAGAAATTTGCCGAGTTGGGAATATACGCCAGGAAATATTAATATTCCTGTTCTGCTTTGGCTTTCAAATTTAATTGATTGGTTGGATATGGAAGGGTTTGCAAAAGCTAGATATCAATTGCTTGGAAATGGAAGTCACTGGTTCCCAGGAAATAACTCTAATTTGTTAGATACGGATGTTTCTGAAGTGCAATTATTGAAAGTATTAGAGGGTCATATTAATCCAAAAAAAGTTATAAAAAAATTGAGAACTTTAAAAGAAAAGTTTGGGGATAAGGTTGCTAAAAGATTATCAAAAAAATAA